Proteins encoded by one window of Sorex araneus isolate mSorAra2 chromosome 3, mSorAra2.pri, whole genome shotgun sequence:
- the CELF6 gene encoding CUGBP Elav-like family member 6 isoform X4: MCGVYMGITEELCTNDMTPHVESLLRYQMNRPIQVKPAASEGRGEDRKLFVGMLGKQQGEDDVRRLFQPFGHIEECTVLRSPDGTSKGCAFVKFGSQGEAQAAIQGLHGSRTMAGASSSLVVKLADTDRERALRRMQQMAGQLGAFHPAPLPLGACGAYTTAILQHQAALLAAAQGPGLGPVAAVAAQMQHVAAFSLVAAPLLPPAAANSPGGGPGALPGLPAPLGVNGFGPLTPQTNGQPATDTLYNNGLSPYTAAYPSAYGPVSTAFAQQPSALPQQQREGPEGCNLFIYHLPQEFGDAELIQTFLPFGAVVSAKVFVDRATNQSKCFGFVSFDNPTSAQTAIQAMNGFQIGMKRLKVQLKRPKDANRPY; this comes from the exons ATGTGTGGCGTGTATATGGGGATCACCGAGGAGCTTTGTACAAATGATATGACGCCCCACGTTGAGAGTCTGCTACGTTACCAG ATGAATCGTCCGATCCAGGTGAAGCCGGCTGCCAGTGAGGGCCGAGGAG AGGACCGGAAGCTGTTCGTGGGGATGCTGGGCAAGCAGCAGGGCGAGGACGACGTCCGGCGCCTCTTCCAGCCCTTCGGCCACATCGAGGAGTGCACGGTCCTGCGCAGCCCCGACGGCACCAGCAAAG GCTGCGCCTTCGTTAAGTTCgggagccagggggaagcccaGGCGGCCATCCAGGGCCTGCACGGCAGCCGGACCATGGCG GGCGCCTCGTCCAGCCTGGTGGTCAAGCTGGCCGACACGGACCGCGAGCGCGCGCTGCGGCGGATGCAGCAGATGGCCGGGCAGCTGGGCGCCTTCCACCCCGCGCCGCTGCCACTCGGGGCCTGCGGGGCCTACACCACGGCG ATCCTGCAGCACCAGGCGGCCCTGCTGGCGGCGGCGCAGGGCCCCGGCCTCGGGCCCGTGGCCGCGGTGGCGGCGCAGATGCAGCACGTGGCGGCCTTCAGCCTGGTGGCCGCGCCGCTGCTGCCCCCCGCAG CAGCCAATTCCCCGGGAGGCGGCCCCGGCGCGCTCCCCGGCCTGCCGGCGCCCCTGGGGGTCAACGGATTCGGGCCCCTGACCCCGCAGACCAACGGGCAGCCAGCCACGGACACGCTCTACAACAACGGGCTCTCCCCCTACACAG CAGCCTATCCGTCGGCCTATGGCCCCGTGAGCACAGCGTTTGCCCAGCAGCCTTCCGCCCTGCCGCAGCagcagagagaag GCCCGGAAGGCTGTAACCTCTTCATCTATCACCTGCCTCAGGAGTTTGGTGATGCAGAACTCATACAAACATTCCTGCCCTTCGGAGCTGTTGTCTCTGCCAAGGTCTTTGTGGACCGGGCCACCAACCAGAGCAAGTGTTTCG GGTTTGTTAGCTTTGACAATCCAACCAGTGCCCAGACTGCTATTCAAGCCATGAATGGCTTTCAAATTGGCATGAAGAGGCTCAAGGTCCAGCTGAAGAGGCCCAAGGATGCCAACCGGCCTTACTGA